The genomic DNA cgttttatttatttgttgttatttagttttattgTGGTTACAAGATGAATCTATGTGCTGAAGTTTATTAGCTGGTTCTTTCTTGTCCTGAATTTTGGCAATTGCCTCTATATAACATGAATTTAGCTGCCTGCTTATTGTCCTAACTTTAGCTGAATCCCTTGACTCTATCTAAGCATGGTTTACTTGCATTTTTCCTGTTCAATCAATTGGCTACACTTAGATTTCTGAGTTTCGATAGTCAATAATTTGAAGGGTTGCCTTGGTGCAAGTGTTGGAGTTATTATTGTGTGATCAACCTGCCctttttatgataaataatttatttgttgattCATTGAACACTGCATCGGTAGAATTGTGACCAGAAACCTATGTTGTCGATGACGGATAACGTAGAGAACACAGGAGAAACTCTAAGAATCGAACTCATGTTCTTATACAGGGTTGGTCTACATCTCAAATGACTGACAGTAAGAATCAAACTCATGCTCTTTTTTTGAGGGAGAGTCATGATACCAACTCTCCTAATTTTTGAATGACTTGTTAACTTATATAGGAATGATATCACAAGTGTTGTGTAGCCCATTTTCATTCCTGATCcttaaaataacttttaaaaacaacttctGCGTGTATTGAGCTACAGTACAAGCTACCCTTGGTGAATTTACACTTTATATTATTATGGAACTACTACAGTCTAAGCCACCCTTGTTGAATTTGTCTATATTTTTCCCCGGATAGAAGATTCAGCACCTTCACTGTCCATCATCGTAATAGAATATGACCTTTATCAtcataaattcattaaaataagCCAACATTTTCTGATTTTGCTGTCTCTGATTCAATCTCATTCatattaaaattacattttttaaatgtcaAACTCTCAATGATAGTTTGTTGTCCATTTAGATCTCACAAAACTTGAGGTATTAGTCTTTACATGTGCAAATGATACCTTGTTAACACCAAAAAAGATCATACATTTTTCAAATGCCTCCTTGAGTCATTCCCCGCTGACAACATTTTTgcctctttttttctttcttctttcatgCCTTGTTTTTATTGCATTGTCGCTACGAATAAAGGCGAGTTTTAGCATGGGGCAATTGTGAAATTGCCCCATcttagatcaattttgttttatttgctgTTAGATGTACACCCTGCATTTTATATTCCAATTTATAGCCATACTCAATtataatttgattcaaattaatttacttgtacttgaccaaaagaaaaataaaaaaattatttgtaaatacattatttttgatttttttttttgtcagattgcCTACTGACTAGAATTAAGATTTTTCAAAGTGAGTAAGTGGGGTgtttggggtttgaaccccgactcCTACATAATAGTGCAtatccctgccaactgagctatgctcacgggaactgtagatacattattttttaatctcccGTTTAAAAATCTAATAGGTCCAACTCattctcaataatttttttaatttgaaaacgtAGACATGTTTAAATTtgggctaaaaaaaaaatatgacgtaaatatatatttactacaTTATTTAGAAAACATAGACATGTTTAAATCtgggctaaaaaaaaaatgacgtaaatatatatttactacattatttataaataaataaatttagtttgTATCTAACTTTGTAATATTAATCCCTTCCataaaactttttaatattaattaggattaaatatatttttggtccttataaatataacgaattttgtttttagttcttataaaaagtgacatgtttttgtcctttcaaaatatttagtccccattaaattaaaattaaaattgatatattataaataaatatggctagaaattgaaatataaaaatatagaatGGACAACTaatagcaaataaaataaaattgatctaAGATGGGGCAATTTGCCCCATGCTAAAACTCGCCACGAATAAACTTGCTTGCTCAGCTGCACAGGTGGTGTTATGGATGAAATATTCTTTAATATTTGCTTGCAACGATTTTTTATTCAatgattttctcaatttctttcttgatatatatcATATCTATGTAAAATACATTTCAACAGATTCATCAGTtgttattcaataaaaatattgacattACTGCAAATTTACTTTGTCCAAGGTCTTGGTATGAAAATTTCGGTTTTTGCTGAGAGGGTCATATGTTAGTCAAGATAAGTGGGATATTTGAAGTGGATAATGAGTGCAACAAAGAGTAACGCTCTAGTCCAGACCTCATGTTGTGAAGTTTTGACCAAATTGTCCTCTATTTATAGTTGAAATAACAattgtttgaactttgaacccAACAAGTTAATGAATGCATCCATTGGAATAATTCGAGTTCGATTCTTAAATTGAACAATATTTATGCGATTATGAGTTGTTAaaagctgatttttttttaagaaaactaacaAACTAAACAAAATCATTTGCGTGTTACCATGTACTCattccggtcactattataaacaaaacattacttattagatacattgaataattaatgtatctaatctttttattattaattagatacattaattattcaagtatctaaaaaatgaagttttgtttataataatgaccggACGAAGTATATCTTTTTAGCTATAAAAGAGGtcataaaaaaagttacaaaaaataatatcataatttgattaaaaaacacatgttaactttctttaatgtttttaataataaaatgataaattattttatacctTTTGTTGTCAAATGTTAGATAGTCTAGTGTCTACAAGGGCACGCATGAGATGTGGAGAAGTGAAAAATTATGAGATTTGaatccaaaattaaattaacgTCTTTGCAGTTATCAAGTGAATTAGACTAtatatttaaatgaatgaaattaTTCGAAATCATAATACACATTTTAATATAGGCCCagttttctttccaaaaaaatatatatataggcccagtttgttttggatttttttttcaaaataaaatctattttttctcttcaaaaaagtcacttttttcatttttaagtgtttgtttagaatttttagaaaaatcattttataaaaaaaaaaaagatttttaccctaaaatgaaaagctattaggattagtttttcttaatttttttttttcttccaaaaataagGAGGTACCACATGTACAtggtaaaactcattttttcgaaaatggatttttatggGGTAGTAggcaaacaaaaataacttcagattttttttttatctatatttttttttaagttaaaacaaacgcacccataataatagtagtaaaaaaaaattgttcaggTCGGCTTCATaggccaaaaaaaattgttttgtggCCTAAACCTTGACTCTCTTTTAGCTAAATAgacttttaaaaaagtcttaGTCTTATCTAATCAATAAGAAAAAGTCTGAACTGGACATAGACCATGCCGGTCAGTCCGACCTATTTCCACCCCCTTCTACACAAGTGAAACTCTTGGGTAGACAATTTACAATTGTGTTTTTGGTTTGACAATTTGGGGTTGTTAGAGTACACAAATTATAGTTTCTTTCTAAATTCCTTTTGATATGATCGCTGCTTCCTTGAAAAGTTTGAATGAATGGTATTTAGCTATCCTTAAATGCAATGAGATTTAGCGTGCAGTCTCTACTTTTTAACTGATTTAACTCCCCATTTTATAGTTGATGTATCAGCTTGGCTTGCTTTGCTTCCCATCTGTCACGTGCACAGATTTGACATCCATAATTCTTGCATTGAGATATCATGATATACTTGCAACACAAGAAACATTGTAGGAATAGGGAAATCTACATTGTGTTTCCTTAAATATTGCTTTGTATTCCTTggcttttgttgtttttagagAAATATCATGATACATAATCATAAATCTGAATATTTTGTTTGCTCTGCAGGGATATTTTATTTGCTTAACACTTGCTCTTGGGTATGCTCTTGCTTCTTATTTTAGGTACTCATTACTTAATAATGAATGTCATAGAATCTGGAAACGCTTCCGTTGTCATGCGCCTATGAGAAAGACTGCATCTTCCCCCTTACAGGAACAGAGCGATCAAACAAATGAAAGATGCTATGAAGAATGGCAATAGCCTTTCTTTCCTTTGTCATGACATAAATGAGCTTGAGCACTCCTATCAGGCCAATCTTCCAAGAGTAACAGTAGTCATATAGGACACATTCCCCTGAAAAGGTTTGGTCTGTGCATCTCCTTTAAATAGGAAATTTTCATTAcgattctttttctttttttcttttaaaaattcagataaCAACTCTTTATGGCGGCCCTATAGAATTTATTTTCGTGTTAGAAAGCACAGAGGATCCGGCTTACCATCCTATATCACGACTAATATCAGAATTTGAGGTATAATAAAGTCCATATTTCCTCCCATTTCTGCATTCATGTTTTTAATCATTTGCTATTAAGCTTTGCAACCTTAAACTCATTTTAAGTTTGGTTTTTTATACCCCGTTACCGTGATGGAACCAGCAAAACTTCTGTGTCAAAGTCTGTTCAGTTCCTTCTGAGCCCTTTCATGAATTTCTTCCTTTCTCAGGTTGTATATTCTAATCTTGTCGGCATCCCACTAAATTGGATTTATGCTTGATGTATGCAGGATGATGTTGATGTTAGGATTGTTGTAGCTGGTATATCAACAACTTGTTCACAATCAATTGGTATGGTATTTTACTGACGTATATTTTGATAgtctttttaaatataaattactaTTTTATTGACAATTCCTTACATTTATTTAATGTCAATTTAAATCTATGTTGAAAATGGTGATGATCTTTGTTGTTTCATTGACTAGTGGTCAGATATAATTTCATTTCCTACCATAACACTTGCAATCTAAATAGAAATTTGAAGCACCTATCTTAACTTGTTGATAACTTGATATCGAAATCGAGTCATTCATATTCTTGCCTTGCTAAATGTGTTTAAACTACGCTAGTATTTATTGGCACCTTGGCAGGTTGGGGTGGAGAAAATGCACAAAGACACAAAGTATGTATTGTTTTCGGATGACGATGTTAGGATACATCCTGGATCAATCGGAGCGCTCACTCGTGAGATGGAGAAGAACCCTGAGGTGTTacttcatttttgtttcttctgtTATATTTTTAGTTAGGTGTTTAATGAGAATAATTATAATTCTATTTATCTGAATTATGTTTTTAACTGTTTTGGTGCTTCACAGATATTTATTCAAACTGGATACCCTCTTGATTTACCATCTAGAAGTTTATGGAGTTACTGCATCTATGAATATCATATGGTACACATCTAcctctttctttttattctcCAATCTCTGTAGCAACATATGAGTTTGAgatagttttctttttattttctagtttttttgaaacaaaGTGTGACAATGAAGCATAGTTAGCTATTTGAATTAAGTCACAACATTAATTAGAGAACTTTTCATTTAGGCTTTTGATAATGTATCATTATTAAAAAGGGTTTTATTGTACAGCCTTGTTCGATGGGCTTTGACACTAGTGGAAGAACATTCTTTCTGTGGGGAGGCTGTATGATGGCAAGCACCTTTTGCCTTTTCTTAGTTGTCACTTTaaagaaaaacttaattttaacaTGTTAGTTTTTCTCCAGATGCATGCCGATGACTTTAGGCAAGATCGTTATGGTGTAGTCTCGGGACTTAAAGATGGTGGATATTTTGATGATATGACTCTTGCAGCCATAGCTGGTACATCTTTGGTTCTCTTATCAAATTTCTTTGATGCAATTAGCAcattgatcatataaatatgatgaagatgaacatTACGAAGGAGTCAAACAAACGAAACAcgtgaaggtttttttttttttttttgcgcgCCTACTTGTGAATTCCGCCAAATGCGTTTGACTTCTTCCTAGCTAACATTTAGCACTCCTAAATATTTAAACACAGTGATCATCATATTTAACTTCTCTATCTGCACCATTGAAAAAccgattacttgataattgatCCATAAAAAATCTGATTCTTCATAGGGATTACGCAATTGTAATTAGTAAGAGCACTTTCTTCTAGTTTCTTAATGCTTATTCATGTGCAATTACTATAATGCTGTCTTTTGCAGGGGCTCATAAAAGACTTATTACTTCTCCCCCACTTGCTCTCTTTCCTCACCCCCTTGCTACTGATCTTAATTTTGGAAGGTTTGTGACTATACTCATCCGAAAATAACACTTCATTTCACATTGGAtgatttagttttaaaaaacaTGTAGATACTGGAATTACTTGAGGAAACAAACATTCGCTCTGGAGTCATATACAACAAACATTAATTGGATGATGAACCGTGCATTGTCTGGTGTTCACTGCTATGTGTCATGGGCATTGGTAGCATCATTCTTGATGGCAATGATTCATCTTGCAGCAGTATTTAGATTTTATAGTAAGGGATACTCACTTGAAGAAATGGCCTATTCTGCTGCTGGTGAGcacaataatttttctttttaggtaGGTTGTTAGTGTTGATTCATGTGAACATTTTGGCAGAATTCTGATGCTGAATTGGGTTATTTTTCAACTTAGCTGCAATGTTAGATTAGAAACTTTAATGTTCTATTCATGATTATGTTCTCAAGTTATCATTAGTGTGGAATTATATTTGTGTAATATGAAATTTGTAAACAAGTAGTTTGTATAATTTTAATCATGTTATCATCTTGAGggatgttaaaataaaatagacaaaACAGGTTTGTCTGTAATGATCACAAGTGACAtataaatccaaaaataaattatattccgCATTGTTACAAGTTGCATCTCCACCACTGACATTTATGCGTCTAAGATGAATAGATATGATTTGTGAAAATAAACATTTTCATTTATCAGTTCTTTCATCTTGAAGTGTGGGTTATCACAAGTGACCTTCCTAGCCATATGTACTTTTGTGGTACTTCTTTCAATGTGGAACTTGACAAGGATAGAAGAAGTTCAACTATGCAACATGTTGTCTCCAGAAGGACCACAACTTTGTCTCGCTACCTTTAATTGGTGTCTTATATATATGTCATCTTGTACATTTCTTCAATGGCATTGACATTTGTATCCTTCTGAGTAAATCTTTCTATATGCATGGACTTGTGtaaatatgtatttgaaaaACATGTTCGtagaaaaacaaaatgtattgaaaaaacatatatggaaatataaataaaaatgttattcattCCACCAGGGACTTGAAATGTGCTTGACTTCTGGTTGATTTTTTTGAGTAGGTGTTCATTGCATTGCTGGTGAATAACATTCTATACCCTCTGTCTGCGATTAAGTCTCATTTTTCTCAATCTATCAATTGGTCTGGTATTAGGTACTACTTAAAACATGGAAAAGTTATCAAGGTAAGTTGGTCATGGCTTTATGTCGTTATCTCTGACTTAATTTCTTTATATAGTTGTTTTCTCAACCAAAAAGTATTTGAATGTATACTTTGCAGATAGAAAGAACTGAAAGAAGCAAAGATATGAGTCCAATTTTCACAGATTTGGGAGGGAAACATTTATACGGGAAAGAAAGGGATGCCTGCCAGAGGTTCATTCCTCAGTTCTTTGTCCAGAAGTCTAGCAAAAAGCCAACAACCCAAGAAATTTGATAACCAGGAGAAAGCTTCAAGCTGGCAGCTTTCAAATTCAACCTATTTGTTGGATTACAAACTTGATTTGGTCCATTGGCCTAATCAAGTGTTGGATCCATTTTGGATTAAGTAATGTAGTCCAAAGAAAGTTCTAGAGAGGCGTAGAACAAGATTGGTAGTAAATagtattgcatttttttttttaaggaagaaacgTTACTACAAAATACCTCCTTTAATAGCATTCATTTGAGCGTTTAATAGCGCTTATGAAGAGCTAAGAAAGCCCCCATTATTATAGGTCAGAATCTTATAATAGCGCTTTTAAAAAGCTATTAAATAGCAGTCTTTTAATAGCACTTTCAGAAAAGcgctaataatttttttttttttttttctattttgaaacATATGTTTCTTAGCGTTGGAAAGCGTTAACTTAATTATCCTCTCTTTAATAGTACTTTCAGAAAAAAGCTAATAAAagtccttattttttttattttaaaaattacatcTACAACTAAAAGCATCATAATAAGATATTGACcagacaaaaaatatatatacttatgAGAAATACTAGTCATCcattaatagaaataaaaatcaataatgtATTGTTCAGACACTTAATTACAAATGACATTTAATGTACACTtgtataaaattcaaattttgtgaatatgtatatatatgaacGATGACAAACATAAAGTAACTAAAAAAACCTCGGCTTTTTTCTCCAATTTTCCATACTAATTGGAACCTCCCGACTAACGATGACCCCAATATAACTGACAAAACTCTGGCTTTCTTCCCCAACTGGTTGACCTCGAACATTCTAACGAACCTAAAGTAAGATTACATGATATACAAAATGAATTCAGGAATGCATTAACTGATAAAAAAATCTCCATAAGGAACATGCCATAGTAAACAAATTCCGtaaagaataaattattcaCATGACATAGTATTTTTAGTTAAGTGACATGTTCACCGCTAAGCTTTTCACAATTGGCGTATGTATACTACCTAAGAAAAAGGGGACGAGTCATCTATGTTTCAAGGTACTGGGTCACTTAATTAAAACTTCAACCTTATTCACAACAAACCAAAGTAGACACGtcacttaattaaaaatataataacaagCACAAatgtctcttttttttctttgctttcCCACACCGTAGATAATGGGGAAAAAGTTTAGATAATTTAGTAGTTGATAACTAAGTCAAGCACAAATGAATGAAGTtattataaaacaaatataGAAAAGACGTATAAAATTATATAGAAGTCAACTTTACTCTGAACTGTGTTACCAaatttttgtgttaaaaaaaaaaaatagaagtcaACAAAACTGCAAACACATGAAGACAACAAAACTAAGAAAAATAGGTTATCTTATGTTcgacaaaaatcaaaatagacagaagcaaataAATtttcgttcaaaaatttaatgaaaaaatagttGAGTGCATTATGGGAGTGTTTGGCCCAGCTTATTGCCGACATTTTCTACTCCTTAAGAGAAGTTGTGTCAAACAATTTTTGAAGAAAGCAAACTAGGCAAGGTTGGCAAAATAGATGAAACGGCATCAAAATATCCTATACGAATCAAGTTGAATGATACACCATATTTAAATAGTATTACATGTATGCAGGACAAAGAAGTATGTAAAATTCTCTCTTAAAGTGTGTAAAATATTATGTAATGATACGATCTAGAACTCTCTCTTAGAACCTATACAAAGGGGAGAGCTTGTCATTTGTAAATCAAACATgtagaatgaaaaaaaaaagaaaaaagaatcaaaGCATTCTCTCAAGCAATAGAAATTGTACTTCTATCATACATTATCTCCTCCTCAATTCCTCACAAAATCTCACTATGGCGTTCTCCTTTTCTAACAATATTCCCCTCACTTTGGAAGCATGGTGGTTGGTAGATCAAATTGATCTAATTTATTATTCTTTGGTGCATTTTTGGTCGAGTGTTTTAAATGGTGGGAGGAATCCTAGTTCCATTTTTTCATTGCCCATTcaatccattttatttttcagtgCAAACCTTCCTATGGATTCATTGTAACAGTTATGTGATATAATTTGGGTTAAATAttctaactttttattttattcttgctTAAAAACTTCGACTTTTATCcaaaaattttcaatcatcacTTTTATTTCATGCTTTTAAGCTACACATGTGcatcattcaaaaatataattttttttttctgtttgcaatcatttttttttgttttgaatcttttctattttcaatcatgtttagattattattataagaatttcccaaaaataagaatttttttaaaaagattttggcatttaataattcatattttgttaaaaaaattctatttattttagagattcttataatattgtaaaaaaattgcatcATTTAAACACATGAGTCTACTTAAAAGTTgcgattctttaaaaaaaaaaaaaaaaacttaaaagttgcgataaaaaatagtaataatttttttttgaagagaccAAAAGTCGAAGAAAATTCTTATgaggattaaaacgaaaaaaattgaatatttttttggtcaaaaataaattgaatatttatataGACCTGAAACATATTTAATCTTAAAATTTATGCAACAACATAGAcgcaaaatgaaaaaaattaaacggaatttcaagaaaaacatgtaatttcaatTTCACAGCTTGTTGGCCCTTTCTTCCATCAAGCATCATGACATGTTGCCTCCTTCCTCTTGAAAAGCATCATCAATTTTTAAGGTTGTTAATCACAACAGGTTCTTTCAACTACATAGCAGCCATTCATTTCCTTTCAGCTACATACATAACCACCATCCCTTTTCAACCCTCTGTCTATGTTACATGTTTCTTTAATTTAAGGTGTTTATCATTTATGTGCTGTCGACTTTTGGTTGGATGTGCCCATATGTTACTCCTTCTTGGGTTATTATTGCGAATAAACACGTGACACCTTGCATGCATGCTGTCATTCTTCAATCTTCTCTCCTGCTAAGCAACCACCAATCCAACGACTGACTTAATCATAAAGAAACagtaaaattcaaattcaaaatttcattataatCATAAAAAAGCGACATAAACCATATATAAaacagaaagagaaaaaaaacattaattttgtaTGGAAAGAATACTTTATTATGcctctaaaaaaagtactttatTATGAAAGGGAAAGGAAACGACTTTAATCGTTAACATGCACGTATATATCGTGGAGAATATTCCTATTAAATTCTTCAATAAAAGACATATGAGAGTATTTAGATCTTTTTCTTGTTAAACAAGAGTTGGATGACAGGATAAGACTCACTCTCCACTTGTATCTATTTGTCTACAAATAGTCTCAACATTTATAGTTTCAATCTAGACAgtagaaaaaaagtaaaaacaaatagGTAGGAGGGAGCTTTGCTTATTCATCGAGCTCTTGTATATTCATAAGAATATGTCATACTCTATCCaatcttaaatataaataaaaaaaatcaaataatgttCATGTATCTGACtcaaaatttattcaaatatattaattttttttagacgaaatgacaaaatcATCATAAACTCACGCATATAAAGTGGAGgtgtcggagttcgaaccttaGTATGAcgtccgacctaacaatttcgacgtTTCTGTCAATTGAGTTAGGATTTATAGGActccaaatacattaattttatttgactttttttgcttatatttaatatCATAGGGAGTTATTTAGGTAACACGAATGGACACAAACTCCTCTCGCATTAAATTGAATTGAGTTTGAAGTTAGGATTTTGTTATTGATAGATTGTATATTTGTATTGTAAATCATATGATAAGTTGAGTTGGTGGTTCTCTC from Medicago truncatula cultivar Jemalong A17 chromosome 8, MtrunA17r5.0-ANR, whole genome shotgun sequence includes the following:
- the LOC11414374 gene encoding uncharacterized protein; the protein is MHKDTKYVLFSDDDVRIHPGSIGALTREMEKNPEIFIQTGYPLDLPSRSLWSYCIYEYHMPCSMGFDTSGRTFFLWGGCMMMHADDFRQDRYGVVSGLKDGGYFDDMTLAAIAGAHKRLITSPPLALFPHPLATDLNFGRYWNYLRKQTFALESYTTNINWMMNRALSGVHCYVSWALVASFLMAMIHLAAVFRFYSKGYSLEEMAYSAAGEHNNFSF